Proteins from one Anastrepha obliqua isolate idAnaObli1 chromosome 2, idAnaObli1_1.0, whole genome shotgun sequence genomic window:
- the LOC129236743 gene encoding P3 protein: MNPCNSNCAIIFCGVFFAAVSALTTTAQQQVAAYNTTGANSKRAARIAAPNWHAKFTPQQLEMHMSTSAEVLLELTDLPLDSAFEVLSENPKLACVEYLIPADVINPATLVWRGNITVDAIFLGSTKIYVHRVNTTESAEGTLTLTIIRQTRIIDHVFTGSVALLVSLLYINFGAALDVTVLRSLLARPVAPIIGFLTQFIIMPLLGYGLGVLCFPDSPELQLGLFFTGVSPSGGASNIWAVILGGNINLSVLMTTISNFAAFGMMPLWIFTLGRLIFDRANITVPYENIATFAVALVVPLAIGLAIQRWSPRLTRVLVRLLRPISTCLILFIIVFAIITNLYLFELFSWQIILAGLALPWMGYILAWCAAKALRRNAVDALTIAIETGIQNTGIAIFLLRFSLPQPEADLTTVIPVSVAILTPIPLLGLYIYKRCAERGIVEGQLDTQSVTPTHRN, encoded by the exons ATGAATCCGTGTAACAGCAATTGTGCAATAATATTTTGCGGCGTTTTCTTTGCCGCAGTGTCGGCTTTAACAACGACAGCGCAGCAACAGGTTGCAGCATACAACACAACGGGCGCGAACAGTAAGCGGGCGGCACGTATAGCTGCCCCCAACTGGCATGCGAAATTCACACCCCAACAGTTGGAAATGCATATGAGCACCAGTGCTGAAGTGTTGCTGGAGCTTACAG ATTTGCCACTGGACTCCGCATTTGAAGTACTGAGCGAAAACCCGAAACTGGCATGTGTAGAGTACCTCATTCCCGCCGATGTGATTAATCCCGCAACACTTGTCTGGCGCGGCAACATCACAGTCGATGCTATCTTCCTTGGCTCCACCAAGATCTATGTGCATCGCGTCAATACCACCGAAAGCGCCGAAGGCACACTCACTCTAACGATCATACGACAAACGCGTATCATCGATCATGTCTTCACTGGCTCCGTGGCGTTGCTCGTCTCCCTGCTGTATATCAACTTTGGCGCTGCCTTGGATGTGACGGTGCTGCGCAGCTTACTGGCACGACCTGTCGCGCCCATCATTGGCTTTCTGACACAATTCATTATAATGCCACTGCTCGGCTATGGGCTGGGTGTGCTATGCTTTCCCGATTCACCAGAATTGCAGCTGGGCCTCTTTTTTACGGGGGTCTCGCCAAGTGGTGGCGCATCGAATATCTGGGCTGTCATATTAGGTGGCAACATAAATCTCTCCGTGCTGATGACCACAATCAGCAATTTCGCCGCCTTTGGCATGATGCCATTGTGGATTTTCACGCTGGGCAGGCTAATCTTCGATCGTGCCAATATTACGGTGCCTTACGAAAATATCGCAACATTTGCAGTGGCGCTGGTAGTGCCGCTCGCCATTGGCTTGGCCATACAACGTTGGTCACCACGCCTCACGCGTGTGCTGGTGCGCTTACTCAGGCCAATTTCCACTTGTCTGATACTTTTCATTATTGTATTTGCCATCATCACCAATCTCTACTTGTTTGAGTTGTTCTCATGGCAG ATTATACTTGCCGGTTTGGCACTGCCTTGGATGGGCTACATATTAGCCTGGTGCGCGGCCAAAGCTTTGAGGCGTAACGCCGTCGATGCGCTAACAATTGCCATTGAGACGGGCATACAAAACACCGGCATTGCGATATTCCTATTGCGTTTCAGTTTGCCACAACCGGAAGCCGATCTAACCACAGTCATACCTGTCTCCGTGGCCATATTAACACCCATTCCACTACTTGGCCTGTACATCTACAAGCGCTGCGCCGAACGTGGCATTGTGGAGGGGCAACTGGACACTCAAAGTGTTACGCCAACGCATAGAAATTAG
- the LOC129238895 gene encoding adenosylhomocysteinase has protein sequence MSPQYKVADISLAEYGRKAIIIAENEMPGLMAIRQKYGPQKVLKGARIAGCLHMTVQTAVLIETLVELGAEVQWSSCNIFSTQDHAAAAIAKTGVPVYAWKGETDEEYLWCIEQTLVFPDGQPLNLILDDGGDLTNLVHEKFPQYLKGIKGLSEETTTGVHNLYKMMKEGRLSVPAINVNDSVTKSKFDNLYGCRESLIDGIKRATDVMIAGKVCCVAGYGDVGKGCSQALRGFGGRVIITEIDPINALQAAMEGYEVTTMEEACKEATIFVTTTGCKDIITGAHFLHMSDDAIVCNIGHFDCEIDVAWLNANAKDKINVKPQVDRYTLANGKHIILLAEGRLVNLGCAHGHPSFVMSNSFSNQVLAQIELWTKADKYNVDVHMLPKILDEEVASLHLEKLGVKLTKLTAEQSKYLDVPQTGPFKPDHYRY, from the exons atgagtcCACAATACAAAGTTG CTGATATCAGTCTCGCTGAGTATGGCCGTAAGGCCATCATAATCGCGGAGAATGAGATGCCTGGTCTAATGGCAATTCGCCAGAAGTATGGACCACAGAAAGTACTAAAGGGCGCACGTATTGCTGGATGCCTTCATATGACCGTACAAACGGCCGTATTGATAGAAACCCTCGTCGAGTTGGGTGCAGAA gTTCAGTGGTCAAGCTGTAATATATTTAGTACACAAGATCATGCAGCTGCAGCTATAGCCAAGACTGGTGTACCAGTCTACGCATGGAAGGGCGAGACCGATGAGGAATACTTGTG gTGCATCGAACAGACGTTGGTATTCCCCGATGGTCAGCCCTTGAATTTGATACTTGATGATGGCGGTGACTTGACTAATTTGGTGCACGAGAAGTTCCCACAGTACTTAAAAGGCATAAAAGGATTGAGTGAAGAAACCACAACCGGTGTACATAATTTGTACAAAATGATGAAGGAGGGTCGCCTGAGCGTGCCTGCGATCAATGTTAATGACTCAGTTACAAAG AGCAAATTCGATAACCTGTATGGTTGCCGTGAATCGTTAATTGATGGCATTAAGCGCGCCACCGACGTCATGATTGCTGGAAAAGTGTGTTGCGTCGCCGGTTATGGTGATGTAGGCAAAGGTTGCTCACAGGCGCTGCGTGGTTTCGGCGGACGAGTTATTATCACTGAAATCGATCCCATCAATGCGCTGCAGGCTGCCATGGAAGGGTACGAAGTTACCACAATGGAAGAAGCATGCAAAGAAGCCACTATCTTTGTGACCACCACCGGTTGCAAGGACATCATTACTGGAGCGCATTTCCTGCACATGTCCGACGATGCAATCGTTTGCAACATTGGTCATTTCGATTGCGAAATTGACGTTGCATGGCTGAATGCGAATGCGAAGGACAAGATAAATGTTAAACCTCAAGTAGATCGCTACACCCTCGCCAATGGCAAACATATTATTTTACTGGCCGAAGGACGTTTGGTGAATTTGGGCTGTGCGCATGGGCATCCTAGCTTTGTGATGTCAAACTCGTTCAGTAATCAAGTTTTGGCACAAATTGAATTGTGGACCAAGGCGGATAAATACAACGTCGATGTGCATATGTTACCAAAAATCCTCGACGAAGAAGTGGCCAGTCTACATTTGGAGAAATTAGGTGTAAAATTGACGAAATTGACCGCCGAGCAATCCAAATACTTGGATGTGCCACAGACTGGCCCCTTCAAGCCAGATCACTACAGATACTAA